The Rubritalea squalenifaciens DSM 18772 DNA segment TCCAGTCTGCTGTCAACAACGTGACTCATACGGCTGCTGGTTTCGGTACTACTTATGTAGGTCGTGACCCTAACAGTAGTGCTCGTAGTTTCAATGGAGTCCTTGATGAGGCTCGTGTCTACGGCAAGGCGATGACCCAGGCCGATCTTCAGCAGGTCTATGACGGCGGAACCGCTGAAAGTCCTAGCCCGTTTGATGGCGCGAGCGAGGTGAACGCACCTACTGCTAGTTGGGCTCCAAGTGCTGCGGCCACTTCCTACCAAGTGTACATCGGTACCAATCAAACTGCAGTGGCCAATGCTACAACCGCATCCGCTGAATATCAGGGAAGCACAGCCAATCCTGAGTGGATCTTTGATCTGGATACAGACACCACCTACTTCTGGAGAGTGGATGTCGTGACTGCCTCAAGCACGATCACAGGTAATGTTTGGAGTTTCTCCACGGATTCCATTGTGTATGAGGCTGGACTGGTTGCTCACTGGAAGTTTGATGAAGGCAGCGGTGCTAGCACCTCGGATTCTTCGCTGAATTCCAATACGGGTACCGTGAACGGTGCTTCTTGGACCACAGGTTTCACTGGTAACGGTCTGCAGTTCGACGGTGTTGATGACTCCGTCACCTTCGGTAATGGTCCTTCACTGGGTGGTCAGACAGACTTCACGGTTTCCGCATGGATCAAAACCAGCGCCTCGTCCGAGCAGGTGATCATCCAGCAACGTAACGGCGGTTTCAATGGACAGTATGCATTCAGAGTGACTGCAAGCGGTACACTGAACTTCTATGTCTATGGCAATAGCGCCTATCAGTTCAACTTCAGCACGACTGCGACCGTGAATGATGGCCAGTGGCACTATGTGGCCGCTGTACGCGATGGTCAGAACGGTTACATCTACATTGATGGGAACCCTGTCGCTGCTGCCTCAGGGTCCGGTACCATCCGTGACCTGAGTTCCAGTATCGGGGTTGGCGTTGGCCGTGATATCCGTGACAACAACAAGCCATTCAATGGGTTCATCGATGAGGTGAAGATCTATAACGTGGCAAAGAGCGGACAGAATCTTAATGATGTCTATAACGAGTATCAGCCTGGAACGAATAATCCTCCAGTGGCAAACAACGCCAGTGGTACTGTGGCTGAAGATGTGTCTGTAGGTACTAGTGTGGCTACGGTCAGCGCCAGCGATCCTGATGTTGGTGATACCCTGAGTTTTGCTATTACCGCAGGTAATGTAGGAGGCGCTTTCGCGATCAATAGCTCCACTGGTGAGGTGACTACGGCCACCGCCTTGGACTACGAAACCACAGCCAGCTATTCATTGACAGTAACCGTGACTGATAGTGGTGGTCTTACCGATACCGCTATCGTAAGTGTGACTGTTACGGATGTGAACGAGGGTGGCGGTACTACCAGCTACACCAGTGACGCTGAGACCATGATTGATGGTTCTATTATCTCTGGTTCTCTAGCAGATACTCAAACATCTAACAATGTCTATGAGGTTCTTCGGGAGGAAAAAACCAATGGCAAGCCGTCATCCCGTGTATCAAGCCTTGAGCATACTTGGAGCTTCGATATCGGTTCTGGTGGCATCCTGGTGGAACTCAGTGTGGAGGCCTACCATAGCTCAAACACTGAAGGGGACGACTTTGTCTTCGCCTACTCTACAGACGGTATCAACTTCACGGACCTCATTACGGTGACCAAAACCTCGGATGATAACACAGCTCAGATCGCTCCGCTGCCAGCAGGGGTGACTGGTACTGTTTATGTCCGTGTGCGTGATACGGACCGTACGGTGGGTAATGGTGGTCAAGATACGATCAGTATCGATCATCTCACCTTGGAAGTTACCGAGTAACCTTCACTGCAATATAACTGATTATCAAGCCGCTTCGAGATCTCTCGTGGCGGCTTTTTCTATTAAGTGAAATGATATCATTATTTGTTTAGGTTTCTTTACTGGATGAGGGATTGTGGTGGTCCTTAAATGGTTCCGGTTTTGGGTGGTATTTCCTGTTAAATAAGGATAAATGGTATTTTGAGTCAGGGTTTCTTATGGCTCAGAAAGCAGTTGAAGGGGAGAACTTAGTTGTGGCTTCTGAGGGGAATTAATATGTCAGTGGTCTAATCTATTTAATGTAACTGATAAATAACCCATATATTTCAGTTATGTTAGACGGCTTGGAGATAAACACTCACACAGCTCATGAAAACCCTAGATAACCACCGATGGCGGAAAGTCGCCATGAGGCCATGGTGTGCCTCATTAATTTGTACCTTGCTGATTTCGCTGTTGCTAGTCGGCAGCGCTAAAGCTCTGGAGGATAATATCACGCAGACTGTTACTCATGACGGCGAAACGATTACGCTGCGTTTAACAAGGCAGGTGCTCCGAGGGATGCACTTTGAGGTGCTCGTGCAAAACTCCAGTGGGGGATTTGATGCATACACGCCGGGAGAAGAAAGGTCTTACCTGGGAACGGTAGATGAATATCCCGGGGCTGTCTCCGCGGGTATTGTACAGGATGACGGTACTGTGCGCGGCATGGTGATCTTTGACCGAGGGGGGACCTGGTTTACTTCTGGCCAGACGGTTACCTACAAGCGTGGTGTGGATGAGTGGAAGAATTTTGCTTTTCCGACTTATGGGCTGACTCCTGGCGCGGCAGGGAGTACGACCTACGCCTTTGATAGTGCGGTGGATGTGAATCATGCCTACTATTCCAATGCGGCGGGAAGTAGTGTGGCAAAGGCCTTCGAGAATGTGGAATACAGTTATGCCTGTATACGTGCGCTTTACATGAGTAGTGCGATGCTTCGGCCCTATTTGGCGCGTGTGATCATTCGTGCAAACGCGGCGCAAGATCCTTACCAGACGAATATTGTCGGTTTGGGGCCTCTCACAGATGAATGGAGGGCGAACCAGACAGATGCGAACCGAGATTTTGTGTCTGGCTTTGGTTATGGTAGTGGAGGCCAAGCTTGGTCGAGTAGTATCGGAAATACCTGGGGTTACAATGTGAGCCAATCCAGCGGTGATAATCATTACGTGGTGTTGAGGCATGAGATTGCACACAACTTCAGGGTGAACCATGAGGATGGCGGGGCTCCGGAGGGATCCACCACCAACAGTGAAAGAAACCGCCTCTCCAGATTCAGTGCTCCAGAGATAGAAAAAATGTTCTACCAGCGTGATATCTGGGTCACCGCAGGCTATCTCGACTCCGAGGGTACTTATTCTACGATTAATTTTCCACCCTACGCGGCACTGGACTCAGCAGTCTTCAGAAGAGGGATCGATACCTCAGTGGCGATTGATGTGATGGTGAATGATCACGATGCAAATGGACATGCAATTACTGGTATTATCGCCTTTGATGCGTCTTCTCATGAAGGAGGTTCGGTGACGATGAGCGGCACTGGATCAAGTGCTCAGTTGATGTACACACCGCCTGTGCAGTATGTCGGATTTGACTGGTTCAACTACACCATCACTGATTCTACAGGGAAAACAGCCACAGGTTTGGTATGTATTCATGTGAATTCTGAAGAAGATCTGGTGGCTCATCTCAGGCTGGACGATGCGACAGACGCGATTGATCTGGCAGACTCTAGCGGGAATCTTAATCTGGCAAGTTCCGCTAGCAAGCTGGTGACATCTTCAGGCCAGTTTGCTGGAGCCGCCACCATGGCGAACTCTGACGACTACATCGAGATCCATGGTGCTGATTTTAGTTCCATAACAGCTACGCTAACAGGGTGGATCAAGCGTCCTGCTCAGAGCCAGGCAAATACGGCTGGCATCATTTTCAATGAAGGTTCTCGCAGTGGACTGAACTTCGGTTCCAGTAATGAGCTGCGTTACCACTGGAATGGTGGCAAGTGGGGCTGGGACTCAGGCCTGGTGCCTCCTGCAAACCAATGGGTATTCGTGGCACTCGTGGTCGAGGCGGACAAAGCGACCATCTACATGCATGATGGCACGACCATGCAGTCCGCGGTGAACACCGGTACTCATACGCCAGCCAATTTCACAGGGACTACTTTCATTGGTTGGGAGCCAGCTTTCGCTTCTCGTAAATACACCGGGGATATCGATGATGTGAGAATCTACAAGCGGGCTCTGAGCGCTGCTGAAATCACAGGTCTCGTCAATGGTGGGGCGGCTACGGTGCCAGTGCCCTTCGATGGAGCCAGTTCTGTTACTGCGCGTGTGTTGAAATGGAATCCAGCTCCAGGATCCACCCAGAGCCAGGTTTATCTGGGAACGAGCCAGAGTGCGGTGGCTGCTGCGAACACCTCTTCTTCTGAGTATGTGGGAGCAACATCAGCGGATGATATTCTCGTGAACGTGCAGCCGAATACGACTTACTTCTGGAGAGTAGATTCGGTAAATGCATCTACCACCGTGGCAGGTTCGGTGTGGTCGTTTACTACTGGCAGCTCAATAGATGATATCAATACGAGCCTGTTAGCTCACTGGACCTTTAATGATGGTAGCGGCAATGCTCTGGCTGACTCAGCGGGCTCTCATGTGGGTGCGCTTCAGAATGGGCCTGTATGGAAGAATAGTCCGAATGGAGGTTCGCTAGACTTTGATGGTGTGGATGACCATGTGATCATTAATAAAGGTTTGTCTGATGGTGGTACATCAAAGACAATTGTTAGCTGGGTGAAACTGCCTGCTGCCGACCAGAAAAGTGGTGGCGCCGTCTATTTCACGAGGAATAATAATGCCTCAGGTCTCAATATTGGTTCCGGTAACGCCTTGGGTTATCACTGGGATGGTGATGAGTGGTGGTGGAGTTCCGGGCTATCCGTGCCAAAGCAGCAATGGCTGCTCGTTGCCATGGTGGTGGAGACGGATCAGGCTACGGTCTATTATCATGATGGCACCCTGGCCACTTCTACGAATGCCAAGTTTCACACGCCTGAGGCATTCAATGGGCTTAGCTATATTGGTCTCGATCCAGGGAATAGCTCGCGTGATTTTACTGGAGAGATCGATGACCTGCGTGTTTATGGCAGAGCATTGCATCCTTCAGAGCTTGAGGAGCTCTATCAGCAATTTCTCAACCATGCTCCTGTTGCCAGTGGATTCAATGCACAGTATGCAGAGGATGCCTCTGTGGGGACTATAGTTGGTTCCGTGACAGCTAGTGATCAAAATGCTGATGATGTCCTCAGCTATGTCATCACCTCTGGAAATGACGGTTCATTTGCAATCGATTCTGAAACAGGTGAAATTACACTGGCGTCCAGTCTGGATTATGAAACGAGCACGAGTTACACGCTTACCGTTGAGGTGACTGATGCCGGTGGCTTGAGTGATACCGTGAATGTCTCTATCGAGGTGACTGACATTGCGAATGATGACTCCGATGCCGATGGCCTGATCGATGAATGGGAGGTCTCAACCTTTGGTTCTGTAGCAGCAACCACCGGCGCAGAGGATTTGGATAATGATGGCCTCACCAATGCGAATGAATATGCGGCTGGAACCAATCCAAATAGCAGCGATTCAGATGCTGACGGTTACAGTGATTTCTTTGAGTTGGCAGAAGGTTCGGATCCGCTGGATAGTGCTTCCTTGCCAAGTGTGAATGGCGGTCCAGGTCTGGCAGCCTACTGGAAGCTGGATGATGGAGTTGGAACTGGTGCCATGGATTCCATGGGGCTATCCGATGGGGTTCTTGTAGCTGGTCCTAGCTGGATCTCAGGAGTTGATGGGGGTGCGTTGGATTTCGACGGAGTCGATGATCAAGTGACTGCTCCTGCACTTAACTTGAACTCTAACACGGTAACTATCTCCGGTTGGGTGAAGAGAAGTGGAAATGAGAGCTTTGCGGGTCTGGTGTTCTGCCGCGGTGGAAGCACTGTTTCAGGTCTGCATGTTTCCAATAACGAGCTGCGGTATCACTGGAACTCTGGCCAGTGGGGATGGAGCAGCGGGCTTACTCTGCCTGATGGAGTATGGACCTATGTGGCCTTGGTCGTGGAGCCGACTCAGGCGACGATCTACATGAACGATGGCACGGGTATGCAGTCTGCCGTGAATGTGGGATCTCATGCCGTGGAGGCATTTGATGCGCAAACGGTACTCGGAGTCGATCCAACTGGTGGTGCTCGTTTCCTTAATGGGAGCCTGGATGATATCCGGGTTTACAGCCGTGCGTTGAGTGCAGCAGAAATTACTGCTATCTTTAATGCGGATGCGGTGGGGAACAGCGCTCCTGTAGCGACTGATTCCACATTCTCCGTGAGTGAAGATGCATCCATTGGTGCGATTGTTGGTATAGTCAGTGCGTCTGATCCAGATGCAGGAGACACGCTTACCTATAGCATTACAGCTGGCAATGCTGGTGGCGCATTCGCGATCAACAGTGGTTCAGGTGAAATCACCGTGGCATCTGGATTGGATTTTGAATCCGCCAGTCAGCATG contains these protein-coding regions:
- a CDS encoding LamG-like jellyroll fold domain-containing protein; translated protein: MKTLDNHRWRKVAMRPWCASLICTLLISLLLVGSAKALEDNITQTVTHDGETITLRLTRQVLRGMHFEVLVQNSSGGFDAYTPGEERSYLGTVDEYPGAVSAGIVQDDGTVRGMVIFDRGGTWFTSGQTVTYKRGVDEWKNFAFPTYGLTPGAAGSTTYAFDSAVDVNHAYYSNAAGSSVAKAFENVEYSYACIRALYMSSAMLRPYLARVIIRANAAQDPYQTNIVGLGPLTDEWRANQTDANRDFVSGFGYGSGGQAWSSSIGNTWGYNVSQSSGDNHYVVLRHEIAHNFRVNHEDGGAPEGSTTNSERNRLSRFSAPEIEKMFYQRDIWVTAGYLDSEGTYSTINFPPYAALDSAVFRRGIDTSVAIDVMVNDHDANGHAITGIIAFDASSHEGGSVTMSGTGSSAQLMYTPPVQYVGFDWFNYTITDSTGKTATGLVCIHVNSEEDLVAHLRLDDATDAIDLADSSGNLNLASSASKLVTSSGQFAGAATMANSDDYIEIHGADFSSITATLTGWIKRPAQSQANTAGIIFNEGSRSGLNFGSSNELRYHWNGGKWGWDSGLVPPANQWVFVALVVEADKATIYMHDGTTMQSAVNTGTHTPANFTGTTFIGWEPAFASRKYTGDIDDVRIYKRALSAAEITGLVNGGAATVPVPFDGASSVTARVLKWNPAPGSTQSQVYLGTSQSAVAAANTSSSEYVGATSADDILVNVQPNTTYFWRVDSVNASTTVAGSVWSFTTGSSIDDINTSLLAHWTFNDGSGNALADSAGSHVGALQNGPVWKNSPNGGSLDFDGVDDHVIINKGLSDGGTSKTIVSWVKLPAADQKSGGAVYFTRNNNASGLNIGSGNALGYHWDGDEWWWSSGLSVPKQQWLLVAMVVETDQATVYYHDGTLATSTNAKFHTPEAFNGLSYIGLDPGNSSRDFTGEIDDLRVYGRALHPSELEELYQQFLNHAPVASGFNAQYAEDASVGTIVGSVTASDQNADDVLSYVITSGNDGSFAIDSETGEITLASSLDYETSTSYTLTVEVTDAGGLSDTVNVSIEVTDIANDDSDADGLIDEWEVSTFGSVAATTGAEDLDNDGLTNANEYAAGTNPNSSDSDADGYSDFFELAEGSDPLDSASLPSVNGGPGLAAYWKLDDGVGTGAMDSMGLSDGVLVAGPSWISGVDGGALDFDGVDDQVTAPALNLNSNTVTISGWVKRSGNESFAGLVFCRGGSTVSGLHVSNNELRYHWNSGQWGWSSGLTLPDGVWTYVALVVEPTQATIYMNDGTGMQSAVNVGSHAVEAFDAQTVLGVDPTGGARFLNGSLDDIRVYSRALSAAEITAIFNADAVGNSAPVATDSTFSVSEDASIGAIVGIVSASDPDAGDTLTYSITAGNAGGAFAINSGSGEITVASGLDFESASQHVLTVAVSDGSLSDTATITIDVSNVNEAPVVNNGSASISEGAVIGSVVTTVTSSDPDAGDGVTYAITAGNPSGAFVINATTGEISTATVLDYETIASYSLTVTVTDSGGLTDTAIITVNITDVANDDSDADGLTDEWEVSNFGSVAATDGVTDSDGDGLTNAEEEAAATNPNNTDSDGDGYSDSLEVSLGTDPNNGASNPAPKDLVWTGVAGDGDFFNEANWDSDSGASGTQAPVADSVNSGSDLNALSLTVVNADFFDLAGYIVPNGASIHMDASNLTTTGSYGINATASLVSSLDISAGSYASFQFLANINASLSGDAVLELRGGGNPVNGSAIDLAVDSSGYVRFINETVADVTAEHLSKFTVGGSPAVLGTNLEIVSENGATIVRLYQEPAPPVSYLSNGEVLSDGLFVSGSYLDTYSSDNVYEVLEENKTSGKPSSRVSSLEHTWSFDIGAGGVLVELSVEAFHSANSEGDDFVFSFSPDGVNFTDLITVTKTSDDNAPQIAPLPAGVTGTVYIRVRDTDRTAGNGNQDTISIDHLSLEVTE
- a CDS encoding LamG-like jellyroll fold domain-containing protein, whose translation is MKTLIHKMLRRRFCHAVLLLIGSISIAQAAPSNVVQSVTYNGETITMRMDLQNLRGSQFELWAQNASGGYDTLTPVDERSYIGTVDEYPGAVSCGILQDDGQFLGAVYFDRGVMWRTLGTSVIGTRGLGYGPDDFTNYQYPSASSVTAGQGGTTMYAYDIGIDAEYGYYSGPGGSDTARTFELIEYSVCVTRAIYMRDVLLRPYLGRVIIRTNQSQDPYNGLGGGTYLDALRTHWNANHTAANSDLVAGVTPGKVGGGLAWVGVVGTSSGYSVNDSGSSGHFDVVWRHEMGHNWNCGHFVGGSPEGAGLMGGNQPGRLSGCEAYRVLAHRASKISSGIVDSEGTYTAVELPPYASLDAAVFVQSVDSSVSIPVLANDHDANGQTISLTGFDSATVQGGTVSQAGQNLVYTPSGAFLGTDYFRYTITDSAGKTATGIAVIDVQPSDNLKLYLNLDETSGTVANDASVYSNNGSLNGTDFGTVSVAGQYGNGADLDGVDDHVTVSGMKLNSNTVTMTAWIKPEVTQPSWAGIIFDRTSGAQGLNFGTAGELRYHWNSGNYGWNSGLVPTPGVWTFVALVIEPNKATIYMNNGSGFQSAVNNVTHTAAGFGTTYVGRDPNSSARSFNGVLDEARVYGKAMTQADLQQVYDGGTAESPSPFDGASEVNAPTASWAPSAAATSYQVYIGTNQTAVANATTASAEYQGSTANPEWIFDLDTDTTYFWRVDVVTASSTITGNVWSFSTDSIVYEAGLVAHWKFDEGSGASTSDSSLNSNTGTVNGASWTTGFTGNGLQFDGVDDSVTFGNGPSLGGQTDFTVSAWIKTSASSEQVIIQQRNGGFNGQYAFRVTASGTLNFYVYGNSAYQFNFSTTATVNDGQWHYVAAVRDGQNGYIYIDGNPVAAASGSGTIRDLSSSIGVGVGRDIRDNNKPFNGFIDEVKIYNVAKSGQNLNDVYNEYQPGTNNPPVANNASGTVAEDVSVGTSVATVSASDPDVGDTLSFAITAGNVGGAFAINSSTGEVTTATALDYETTASYSLTVTVTDSGGLTDTAIVSVTVTDVNEGGGTTSYTSDAETMIDGSIISGSLADTQTSNNVYEVLREEKTNGKPSSRVSSLEHTWSFDIGSGGILVELSVEAYHSSNTEGDDFVFAYSTDGINFTDLITVTKTSDDNTAQIAPLPAGVTGTVYVRVRDTDRTVGNGGQDTISIDHLTLEVTE